From the genome of Solidesulfovibrio carbinolicus, one region includes:
- the casA gene encoding type I-E CRISPR-associated protein Cse1/CasA, which produces MPAFNLLTQDWIPVRRVDGTRLRIPPWRITDPGDGSPEQAIADIDTPRPDFKGALLELLVGLVQTALPPADIRKWRLGFSGSQPHLAPDAYAPEALKAAFAPLVPFFNLFGDRPRFLQDFTLTEAEAKEPSPVGALLMDSPGENATKNNSDFFIKRDQPPQSLCPACAAAALAALQTYAPAGGAGHRVSLRGGGPLTTLVMLDDSLWKTVWANVLPLDAAGVEALPAEAAALPGAVFPWLAATRDSTAKGSEVHRDGMHFLHHYWAMPRRIVLATQTDDAPSACPVCGQTGNVFVRQYWTKNYGNNYGDGWRHPLTPYRDQGPGKEPLTIKGESEGRAYNQWLGFVYGAMDDKKSVLPAQVVSHYRDASPPEQQTPARLRTFGWDMDNMKARNWCEGEYPIYDLKGREAKRFIGEVAPLIKAAEEACGNLRRAVHEALFSENGQKPKPDATLLTVVEARFWAETETAFYAAARAVLDAPDDEDALAAIAVGWRDTLLAAIGAIFAAVAEDGGTTPRKARQIYAALNRMRAYTFVSCSKILGITPKKEAKP; this is translated from the coding sequence ATGCCCGCTTTCAATCTTCTGACGCAAGACTGGATTCCGGTTCGCCGGGTCGACGGGACGCGCCTGCGTATCCCGCCCTGGCGCATCACCGATCCTGGCGACGGATCGCCAGAGCAAGCCATCGCCGACATCGATACGCCGCGCCCCGACTTCAAAGGCGCGCTGCTCGAACTGCTCGTCGGCCTCGTGCAAACCGCCCTGCCCCCGGCCGATATCCGAAAATGGCGGCTCGGATTCAGCGGTTCCCAACCCCACCTCGCCCCTGACGCCTATGCGCCCGAGGCCCTCAAGGCTGCCTTTGCACCGCTTGTCCCCTTCTTCAACCTTTTCGGCGACCGGCCGCGCTTTCTCCAGGATTTCACCCTCACTGAAGCCGAGGCCAAGGAACCGTCCCCGGTGGGCGCGCTGCTCATGGATTCGCCCGGCGAGAACGCCACAAAAAACAACAGCGACTTCTTCATCAAACGCGACCAGCCGCCCCAAAGCCTGTGCCCGGCCTGCGCCGCCGCCGCCCTAGCCGCCTTACAGACCTACGCCCCAGCGGGCGGGGCCGGGCACCGTGTCTCCCTGCGCGGCGGGGGGCCGCTGACAACCCTTGTCATGCTTGACGATTCGCTCTGGAAAACCGTCTGGGCCAACGTGCTGCCCCTGGATGCGGCCGGCGTCGAAGCCCTGCCGGCCGAGGCCGCCGCCCTGCCCGGCGCGGTCTTCCCCTGGCTGGCCGCCACCCGCGACAGCACGGCCAAGGGCAGTGAAGTCCACCGCGACGGCATGCACTTCCTGCACCACTACTGGGCCATGCCCCGGCGCATCGTGCTTGCCACCCAAACCGACGACGCGCCTTCGGCCTGCCCGGTGTGCGGCCAGACAGGCAACGTCTTCGTGCGCCAATACTGGACCAAAAACTACGGCAACAACTACGGCGACGGCTGGCGGCATCCGCTGACTCCCTACCGCGACCAGGGGCCGGGCAAGGAGCCCCTGACCATCAAGGGCGAAAGCGAAGGCCGCGCCTACAACCAGTGGCTGGGCTTCGTTTATGGAGCCATGGACGACAAGAAATCTGTCCTGCCGGCCCAGGTCGTCAGCCACTACCGGGACGCTTCGCCGCCCGAGCAGCAAACGCCCGCCCGGCTGCGCACCTTCGGCTGGGACATGGACAACATGAAGGCGCGCAACTGGTGCGAGGGCGAATATCCCATCTACGACCTCAAGGGACGCGAGGCCAAACGGTTCATTGGCGAGGTCGCGCCGCTGATCAAGGCGGCGGAAGAAGCCTGCGGCAATCTGCGCCGGGCCGTGCATGAAGCGCTCTTCTCGGAAAACGGCCAAAAGCCCAAACCCGATGCAACGTTGTTGACCGTGGTCGAGGCCCGGTTCTGGGCCGAGACGGAAACAGCGTTTTATGCGGCCGCCCGCGCGGTTCTGGATGCGCCGGACGACGAGGATGCCCTCGCCGCTATTGCTGTCGGCTGGCGCGACACGCTCCTGGCTGCCATCGGAGCCATCTTCGCCGCCGTCGCCGAAGACGGCGGCACAACGCCTCGCAAAGCCCGGCAGATCTACGCGGCGCTCAATCGGATGCGGGCCTACACCTTTGTCAGTTGCTCGAAAATCCTCGGCATCACGCCCAAAAAGGAGGCGAAACCGTGA
- the cas3 gene encoding CRISPR-associated helicase Cas3': protein MYRYWGKAAKDSAAHHLLVCHCLDVAATLHALLDADTRLRQRLYALAPAVAPADLDALLAYFAVLHDLGKFAPAFQQYRPDIVDALGGPPAKRVNNDHHSHLGKAIFLDDDIADAWQPSFLCRDGWLHMDTLGPLADAAFGHHGKPPQPLAESNLRLPAATTAAIRQFIGEVGAMFLPAPLALPGGDEALQAFRPVSWLFAGLLVVADWLASGQGFAYCDTPMPLAAYLTERALPQARAAVAACGILSPPPRQGSGFHDLLPHIRKKYAPTPLQAHVLEIAGLDRGPRLFIFEDVTGAGKTEAAVLAAHGVMAGGEAQGLYVGLPTMATANGMYARLAPSYRALFEETEDAQPSLMLAHSARRIHDDFSRSIGLERGRAGDGDLEDGTAADGGAFCASWLADNAKKSLLAPCGVGTLDQALLAALPAKHQCLRLLGLGRNVLVADEVHAYDPYTTRLLEALLTFQAGLGGSAVLLSATLPRRVKQGLAAAFCRGAGYPTPTLSAGPLPLATRLADGVFSETPLPQTRTLSVAVALCHDVAEAYDRLAAVHAAGGCAIMVCNTVDRAMAARDLLAQRLPPEDVLLFHARFALCDRLAMEERVLTIFGKDSTQETRRGKILVSTQIVEQSLDVDADFLVTELAPMELILQRAGRCQRHDRDWRPAGFAGPSVLVVSPPAVDEPGLGWGEAELGKGLYVYPGHDVLWRTARLLSMCQRIELPRQARELVEGAYDVDALPTPGALASAEDKQAGKASAEKSLATANCLDFHQGYGADAASGLWYDDRVTPTRLGDERVTLRLLRVVADGLALWAEDGLDAATCARSEVSVPLRRGRALTAVGEWESRLAAFAATLPDQGRWVTLAPFIETEAPGVWRCALPGTGAVYSRGEGLIYENNK from the coding sequence ATGTACCGCTATTGGGGCAAAGCCGCCAAAGACAGCGCGGCCCATCATCTGCTCGTCTGCCATTGCCTCGACGTCGCCGCGACGCTGCACGCCCTGCTCGACGCCGACACGCGCCTGCGCCAACGTCTCTACGCCCTGGCCCCGGCCGTGGCCCCGGCGGACCTCGACGCGCTGCTGGCGTACTTCGCCGTGCTCCACGATCTCGGCAAATTCGCTCCGGCCTTCCAGCAGTATCGACCGGATATCGTGGACGCTCTCGGTGGGCCGCCGGCAAAGCGCGTCAACAACGACCACCACAGCCACCTGGGCAAGGCCATCTTTCTGGACGATGACATCGCGGATGCCTGGCAGCCCTCCTTCCTGTGCCGCGACGGCTGGCTGCACATGGACACCCTCGGTCCCCTGGCCGACGCCGCTTTCGGGCATCACGGCAAGCCGCCGCAACCCCTTGCGGAAAGCAACCTGCGCCTTCCCGCCGCCACCACTGCGGCCATTCGGCAGTTCATTGGCGAGGTCGGGGCCATGTTCCTGCCCGCCCCCCTGGCCCTGCCCGGCGGCGACGAGGCCCTCCAGGCGTTTCGCCCCGTGTCCTGGCTCTTTGCCGGGTTGCTGGTCGTGGCCGACTGGCTTGCTTCGGGCCAGGGCTTTGCCTACTGCGACACGCCCATGCCCCTTGCCGCCTACTTGACCGAGCGCGCCCTGCCCCAGGCCCGGGCCGCCGTGGCCGCTTGCGGCATCCTTTCCCCGCCGCCGCGTCAGGGCAGCGGATTTCACGACCTGCTGCCGCATATCAGGAAGAAGTATGCGCCTACGCCGTTGCAGGCCCATGTTTTGGAAATCGCCGGGCTGGACAGAGGGCCGCGCCTGTTCATTTTCGAGGATGTGACCGGGGCCGGCAAGACCGAGGCGGCCGTGCTCGCCGCCCATGGCGTCATGGCGGGCGGCGAGGCCCAGGGGCTGTATGTCGGCCTGCCCACCATGGCCACGGCCAACGGCATGTACGCCCGGCTGGCCCCGTCCTACCGGGCGCTTTTCGAGGAAACCGAAGACGCCCAGCCGTCGCTCATGCTGGCCCACAGCGCGCGCCGCATCCATGACGATTTTTCGCGCAGCATCGGCCTTGAGCGCGGCCGTGCCGGCGACGGCGACCTGGAGGACGGCACGGCGGCGGACGGCGGCGCGTTTTGCGCCTCCTGGCTGGCGGACAACGCCAAGAAATCCCTGCTCGCCCCGTGCGGCGTGGGGACGCTGGATCAGGCGCTGCTGGCCGCGCTGCCGGCCAAGCACCAGTGTCTGCGCCTGCTCGGCCTTGGCCGCAACGTCCTTGTGGCCGACGAGGTGCATGCCTACGATCCCTACACCACCCGGCTGCTGGAAGCGCTCCTCACCTTTCAGGCCGGCCTTGGCGGCAGCGCCGTGCTGCTCTCGGCCACCCTGCCCCGACGCGTAAAGCAGGGTCTGGCCGCCGCCTTTTGCCGGGGAGCCGGCTATCCGACCCCAACGCTTTCGGCTGGCCCATTGCCCCTGGCCACCCGGCTGGCCGACGGCGTTTTTTCGGAAACGCCGCTGCCGCAAACCCGCACCCTGTCCGTAGCCGTGGCCCTGTGCCACGACGTTGCCGAAGCTTATGACCGGCTGGCTGCCGTCCATGCCGCCGGCGGCTGCGCCATCATGGTCTGCAACACCGTGGACCGAGCCATGGCGGCGCGAGACCTGCTGGCTCAACGCCTGCCGCCAGAGGACGTCCTGCTCTTTCACGCCCGCTTTGCCTTGTGCGACCGATTGGCCATGGAGGAGCGGGTGTTGACGATCTTCGGCAAGGACTCCACGCAAGAGACACGGCGCGGGAAAATTCTTGTATCCACTCAAATAGTTGAACAATCACTAGATGTTGACGCTGACTTTCTAGTGACGGAGCTGGCCCCCATGGAGCTTATCCTACAGCGGGCCGGCCGGTGCCAGCGTCATGACCGGGACTGGCGGCCGGCGGGGTTTGCCGGGCCGTCCGTGCTGGTTGTTTCGCCGCCTGCCGTGGACGAGCCGGGGCTGGGCTGGGGCGAAGCCGAGCTTGGGAAGGGCCTTTACGTCTATCCCGGCCATGACGTGCTTTGGCGCACGGCGCGGCTTTTGTCGATGTGCCAGCGCATTGAGCTGCCCCGGCAGGCGCGGGAGCTGGTCGAGGGCGCGTACGATGTCGACGCGTTGCCGACGCCGGGGGCGCTTGCCTCGGCCGAGGACAAGCAGGCCGGCAAGGCCAGTGCCGAGAAAAGCCTGGCTACGGCCAACTGTCTGGATTTTCATCAAGGGTATGGGGCCGACGCGGCTTCCGGTCTCTGGTACGACGACCGCGTGACGCCAACGCGCCTTGGGGATGAGCGGGTGACGCTGCGGCTTTTGCGGGTGGTAGCGGACGGTTTGGCCTTATGGGCCGAAGACGGGCTGGACGCGGCGACGTGCGCCCGCTCGGAAGTGTCTGTGCCGCTGCGCCGGGGCAGGGCGCTGACGGCTGTCGGCGAGTGGGAAAGCCGGCTGGCCGCCTTTGCCGCCACCCTGCCCGACCAGGGGCGTTGGGTAACGCTGGCGCCCTTTATCGAAACGGAAGCTCCCGGCGTCTGGCGCTGTGCCCTGCCGGGAACCGGGGCGGTTTATAGTCGGGGGGAAGGGTTAATCTATGAAAATAATAAATAA
- the cas7e gene encoding type I-E CRISPR-associated protein Cas7/Cse4/CasC has translation MSRFIQLHILTSYPAANLNRDDLGAPKSMRFGEANRLRVSSQSLKRAWRTSDTFKATLGKEHLGVRTKELGRKVYCALTQGADLDAVWDDPDATGGLPTLKEKPAMEIARTIAGVFGKVKKEYDPKGDKETDPVKTREALLESLEIEQLAHVSQEERQAVAELTKACRASGKTPAGEALSLLRSDAKAADIAMFGRMLAASARFNVEAAVQVAHAVTVHRAVAEDDFFTAVDDLNRDDAGAGHMGVSEFGAGLYYLYICIDRELLAENLGGDAALVQKALAALTAAACTVAPTGKQASYASRAYACYALAEKGDDTPRNLSLAFLKPVGETEEEHDGNIGETAIGRLVKTKANMDKIYGQTLPPKCFNVFTGEGSLAELAAFVAE, from the coding sequence ATGTCCCGATTCATCCAGCTCCATATCCTGACCAGCTACCCGGCCGCCAATCTCAACCGCGACGACCTGGGCGCGCCCAAGTCGATGCGCTTTGGCGAGGCCAACCGGCTGCGGGTCTCCTCCCAGAGCCTCAAGCGCGCCTGGCGCACCTCCGATACCTTCAAGGCGACCCTGGGTAAGGAACACCTGGGCGTGCGCACCAAGGAACTCGGCCGCAAAGTTTATTGCGCCCTGACCCAGGGGGCCGACCTCGACGCCGTGTGGGACGATCCCGACGCTACGGGCGGCCTGCCTACCCTTAAGGAAAAACCGGCCATGGAAATTGCCCGCACCATCGCCGGCGTCTTCGGCAAGGTCAAAAAGGAATACGACCCCAAGGGCGACAAGGAAACCGATCCGGTCAAAACACGCGAAGCCTTGCTCGAATCCCTGGAGATCGAACAGCTCGCCCATGTGAGCCAGGAAGAACGCCAAGCCGTGGCCGAACTGACTAAGGCCTGCCGCGCCTCGGGCAAAACCCCGGCCGGCGAGGCGCTTTCCCTCCTGCGCAGCGACGCCAAGGCCGCCGACATCGCCATGTTCGGCCGGATGCTCGCCGCCAGCGCCCGGTTCAACGTCGAAGCCGCCGTGCAGGTGGCCCACGCCGTCACCGTGCATCGGGCCGTGGCCGAGGACGACTTCTTCACCGCCGTCGACGACCTCAACCGCGACGACGCCGGAGCCGGCCACATGGGGGTCTCGGAATTCGGGGCCGGTCTGTACTACCTGTATATCTGCATCGACCGGGAACTGCTGGCCGAAAACCTCGGAGGCGATGCGGCGCTTGTCCAAAAAGCCCTGGCGGCGCTGACCGCCGCCGCCTGCACCGTGGCTCCGACAGGCAAGCAGGCCAGCTACGCTTCCCGCGCCTACGCCTGCTACGCCCTGGCCGAAAAAGGCGACGACACGCCGCGCAACCTCTCCCTGGCCTTCCTCAAGCCCGTGGGCGAAACAGAAGAGGAACACGACGGCAACATCGGCGAAACAGCCATTGGCCGGTTGGTCAAAACCAAAGCAAACATGGACAAGATCTACGGACAAACGCTCCCGCCGAAGTGCTTCAATGTCTTCACCGGGGAAGGCTCCCTGGCCGAGTTGGCCGCCTTTGTGGCGGAGTAG
- the casB gene encoding type I-E CRISPR-associated protein Cse2/CasB — MTTLQSLLYGDEPPSAAFWAELRKWWASLNDNRGARARLRRAKTPDEVFVSPDYQRGLLPLLKAAGVEMEPKDAARLARAVGVLAHVRTLLAEGHFARQLAPIESGQESVRDPRFKKLLATTDPDDLFLMLRRLVAYLGGTAELRSLVTGASDWTDKTRRAWAIQYYVNRPAKR; from the coding sequence GTGACCACGCTCCAATCCCTGCTCTACGGCGATGAGCCGCCAAGCGCCGCCTTTTGGGCCGAGCTGCGCAAATGGTGGGCGAGCCTTAACGACAACCGGGGGGCAAGGGCCAGATTGCGCCGGGCCAAGACCCCCGACGAGGTCTTCGTCTCGCCCGACTACCAGCGAGGCCTGTTGCCGCTGCTGAAAGCCGCCGGCGTCGAGATGGAGCCCAAGGACGCCGCCAGACTGGCCCGGGCCGTGGGCGTGCTGGCGCATGTGCGCACCCTGCTGGCTGAAGGCCATTTTGCCCGCCAGCTCGCCCCGATCGAATCGGGACAGGAATCCGTGCGCGACCCGCGCTTTAAAAAACTGCTGGCCACAACCGACCCGGACGACCTGTTTCTCATGCTGCGCCGGCTCGTCGCCTACCTCGGCGGCACGGCCGAGTTGCGCAGTCTCGTGACCGGAGCGTCCGATTGGACCGACAAAACCCGCCGCGCCTGGGCTATTCAATACTACGTCAACCGACCTGCCAAAAGATAA